The nucleotide window TCAGTAATTTGTGCACTTAAAGCCCAGCAGCTTCCTTCTAAAAAGCCTCAATTTTGAAACTTGACTCTGGTAACTGATGTGCCTGGCCTGCTCTACGATAAGAGAGCTATATCCAGTCTCACCTCATCGATACGGTTTTAATTAGAATTAGCCTAGCACAGAGGGCATGTTTCTGCTGCGCACTGACGTAGAGGTTTCTCTTTCGACGCAGGCCCTAACTGACCAGCAGCAGTTTGGCAAGGCTGACGAAATGTATGATAAATGCATTGACCTCGAGCCAGACAACGCCACTACGTACGTTCATAAAGGGTATGTACCGAGTTTGTGATTCTTTTAGTCAAGGGCATTTGGCGTGTTTATATGAATCAACCTGAACTGAATGTTTGTGTTTAGAAGTTTAGCTGAGAGAAATAACTTTGTGGAAACACCTTAGTGCTGTTAAAAGTATTTCTACAGTTTCTCTTAACTGTAAATAAGTTTGATTAATGTTCACTCCTAACTATCTACTTGAAGTACATCCGACTTTTACTTTAGCCCTATCTTAATTTTAGCTTTGGGCTGAAGTTTTCTCTTTTATAGAACAACTTGTAACAAGTCTTCTTGGGAGgaatttacttttctttagaGCCATTGAACTGGTAACATGCCTTATTGGAAGCAACTTTCACATACCTGTTTTTAAAAGCCATGAAGTTACTGTCTAACATTTGGgatctttttttctgcttacatgATCAGGGTTTTGCGAGGAGTATGTGAAGTTTGTTCTaaattttccctctcttctagtTTACTTCAGCTCCAGTGGAAGCAAGATTTAGACAAAGGGTTAGAACTCATAAGCAAGGCCATTGAAATTGATAACAAATGTGATTTTGCATATGAAACCATGGGAACGATTGAAGTGCAAAGGTAATGTTGAATTGCGGTGTTAAGAGTTCTTAGTTACTTTTGAAATTACAGTAGTCCTTTAGATTTCCTTATGGATCTTGTGTCTTCCTTAAGATCTTCCCCCCAGTGCTGTGTAAGGCCAGCTCCTACCCAAAGTCCCGCTTTCTGTTCTGTAGCTCTTGGGCAAAGCCTTCCTTCCTCTGTGGCATAGTTCTGCTTTATGATCTGACAAGTTCCTGTGTTCACCAATTTCATACTTACTGGACAACATGCAGAGTCTGGGTATGTTTAAATACATCCCTTCTGCATTTAAAGTGACTTCCTTAATAATTACTAGACATATCTAATGTAGTCCTTAAAAACATCTTAGGGGACCATTTGTACTGAGGCTCCTGAGCTGTACTCTCAGGCCTGACGATTTGGGTTTATTTCCAACAGGACTGCAGTTTGCGAGTTCACAGGGTAAGGAGGAAAGACCAATGCACTACTGTTACAGTGCGTTGTATTACAGTTGTGCAAAAGTTTGGGGTCTCACcgagagtctttttttttttttttttaaacatgtctAGCCATCAAAAGGACAGACAAACTGTTGCCGTGAGGAATTTTGCAAGCGTTTCCTATTTAAATAATGTGACCTCTTGTGTGTGCTGGTTTTCCTCTTAAGTGTACAAACTCTTTTCAAGGGAGATGAGAGTTGGTTTAGTTGTCCTGGCATTATCTTTGTAGTAAACTTGGTGTCCCGTGGAGAACATTTGATCCCCTGCTACCACCTGTGGGGGCTCTCAAGAGGAAGGCTGTTTAACAGCTGTCTCAGTTTGCTCATCATCATCACAGGTTCTCGGGGTGGTTCCTCTCAAAATCCTTTTAAGCTGTTAGTAGTGGAGAGTGTTAAGTCCTGAACAAAAAAAGATGCTGTAGAGATGAAAAGACTGCTTTGCCAGTCCTAACTGGACTACATTTGGGTGTATTTCAGAGGTAATCTGGATAAAGCCATtgaaatgttcaacaaagctaTCAACCTGGCCAAATCTGAGATGGAGATGGCCCACCTCTACTCACTCTGTGATGCTGCCTATGCCCAGACAGAAGTTGCAAAGAAGTATGGATTGAAACCACCGACACTGTAAAGAAATGAGGAGGAAATGACCTTCTAAAGTGAAGTTGCCCACTTCAGCCAGCCCTAAAGACGCTGTTGCAGACCATGTTGAATGGTGGAACTTAGTTTTTTCCCGTTCGTGGTGTTGTCATTTGCTACATCTGTTCAATGTTTAGGTGTTGTGGGAGTGGTTGTTCAAGGAAGTATGCAGTGTTGCATCTTGTTCTTTCTGCACCAAAAACCTTAAAGTGTGTTAAGGGAAATAAGGTTGCAGAGGAACAAAAGGAAGATATTTTGGCCATGCAAATAAAAACTTCACACTGGTTCATTTTGGGTGATTATGTTGTGGGCGATTTTTGCTTTATCAAACAATATTAcagcatgtgggtttttttcctgttgattttaaAGGTAATACTAGTCAGTGCTGTAAaataggtttctttttttataagcaaTTAATCCTCAAGAGttgattttaattttgcaaaaaggaaaaaattaattttcaaactgtttaataatagaggggtttttttaagtcagtaGATGTGGAGAGAATCCCTGTACATATAAGCAAGCATGCACAATCTTCCCTTAAAGCCCTTCCCACCCTCTGCATAACTTAGAAATAGTCCTGTGGCAGCTATTAGGGAATTAATTTGATAGCCCTTATCCTCCCCCCAGAAAGCCGTAGCGTATAGGAGAGCTAGTAGAAAGGTTGGCTGGGGAGAGAGGTCAGGTAACACTGCTTCAGTGTTGGTTTTACTGGGAGAAAGGCCGTGTTCCTGTGCAGCAGTACTTCCTTGAATGTCACAGGGAGTTTTCTGGAGGGTTCAGAGGgactttcagaaacagaaagcGCTGCTGGGAGTAGAGCTGCCAAGGTAAGGTCATGCTTGCATATAATCTTTGTAATCTCTGACGCTCTTACTTAAATGTAACAGCTAATAGACCATCTAAATTCTCTTCAGTTTCTAGAGGCTGCTGTGTTCTGATCTGCTCCTTGCAGTAGCCGCTTTGCAGGATTAAGTGAGATAAGGAACAAAGCAACTTCAAATAATGGGTTTAGAATCTGTACTGGTTTCCTTGGTCTTTAGGCCCTGTCTTGTCCAAGATTACAAATCCTGTAGAAAGGAAGCAACTCTTCTGCACATAGCAGATTGGCAAATTAATAAATACCAGTATAAACCGTGTTCCTCTAGCTAGGAACTTCACAGAGGGCTCTCTTGCTTTGGGTGGAGCTCTCGGGTGTGGAAGTCAGTCAGTCCATCTTGCCTCTCCCTGGGCTGACGTGGCTGGATGAACCTCATGCAGATACTTAACTGATGTAGCTTCATTTATGATACACTGATTTGGGCTTCTTTCCATTCATGAGTTCATAGATGTGCTTGTGCTGAATTGTCTAATGTATCTcatcttttaaagaaatgaaCCATGCTGTGGTTAAACTGTCTTATTTTCTAGTTCTGCCACCATAGAGCAGCAGCTTGTATTTTCAACTTGACCTTCCTTTCTTCCAGCAACTACAGTCGAGAATTCAAATGGTGGAGAGTAGACATAAAGATGTAATCATTGTGTTTTAGCTAGTAGGTGATCTGAAATCATAGCGTGGGGGTAGAATTGAAGGCACTGGAAGGTACCAGCAGCTTCTAAGGGCACTGCACATCACAAGTGTGAGATGTCTTCTGGAACTTCCAATCTCAGCATCAACTACCTGAGAACAAAAATACGCCAGGCTGACTGGTGTGTCCTGTTCTCCTGAGGAGTTTTTATTCGCATGGCCTTATTTACATTGGCATTTTCTCCTCTTCACCCTACCTGTACCCCATTCCTTACCCCACCCAATCAATTAAGGGAAAAAAGCATGTGCTGTCCAATACTAGCATTCCAAATCATCACAGACTTTTGCCTGTTCTTGAACTAGTTTGAAACTGCACTGAAAGGATGCattgtctgtaattttttttgtaaatgacgTATCAcctgtaaactgaaaaaataaatattaccttcAAGTATCTCTCTCTGACATGTATAAGAGCAGGTTTTGATGCAGGTgtcctctgcagtgctgctccctCTGCTTATTTGAGGTTGCTCTGAATCTAGGAAGAACCAGTAATGACTGACTCCCTGTCATCTTCAACCTTTTAGAAAAAATGAGGAGGAGACCTGGAATTAGCAAGTCTTATTTCTGATTACTTCTATCACCCACAGAGGTGTCGTCCTGAGAGCTGAAGataacagaggaaagaaaatgcagccaGGAGAGCTGGGAATTGGAGTGGTTTGACACCCTGTTAATGTGTGTATGCAGGTGGATCCCTTTAGTGAAGGGGATTGTTTTTAAATGGCTGATACAGCTGAGGTTCTGCTTTTAGCGGGGTGTGCATGTGAACTTTGAGAAAAGCTTTCTTTAGTGGGGATCAAGAGCTGAAGTGAAACAAGTATTACTGCTATTTAAAACCAGATCTGTTGGAATAATGTAGGAAGCTAGTACTCATGACTTGGATAAACCAGGTGTATCCTAGAGACTGGGGGAAGTTGCTTCTACACAGAGTTGTTTGGGTCCTGTACAATCCTTGTTGATCATGTTAGAGACAAGTCTGCCAAAAGGGAGATTAGAGGTTGTGACTTGAATTCTAGGATCTAACTGCAGACTGAAAAGGAAGAGGCAAGAAACATATACTAAGCTGTACTGTAACTTAGTCTGAAACTATTAAGAACACCTTTTGATGCAGCTTTAACCAGGCTTCCAGCTGCAGTGGTTGCCCCATACAACAGgcattgctgtgttttctgccatttaaaaagaatttaaatctTACTGGCTGAAGTTTCAGGGTTGTTAGGGGCTGGTTTCCTATACTTACAGAATACTGGTGCATAGGTATGATATGGATACTTAAAGTGCCTGTTTTCTACCAACACAGAGATTGAGTAGTGACTGCTTTAAGGTATTACCTAGCCGAGAACTGACACTGTACTATTTTCATtgaaaccccccaaaatacagtCCCATTTGTATCGTTTCTGAGTGGAGTGCACTGGAGCCCCCTAAAACATCCTGCCAAAATGAGGTGCTTAGAACTGTCCTGACAGACTGAGGAGGGTGGAGCTCATGTCACCTCTTCAGCTGATTTTCATCTGCTCTCCCCATCTGGGATTCCACCGATTCTGGTGGCTGTTGCAAATGGCACTTTGCAATTCTAAAATTAAGTGGCCAGCCCTGGGAATCCTGCACTGCTTTAATCCTCCAAAGGTTGTGTTCAGTTCCTGCTCTGCTGCACATTAAACTGCTAtagagaggggagggaaaggcagaTGCAGTAGCTTAGAAAAATGGATGTATAATAGTTGCTACGATTTAGAAGTTGGAGCCAGGTGATGGCCATCATGGATGCTGATTGCTGAGTCTGTGGGAGGCACTAAGCTAATGCAGGAGACTTGACTCAAATGGtaaattgttaatttttttatatttatttttcaacaaataaatcttcatttcacCTTATGCTTTGTGGCTTGTTTCTTAGGCGTTCCAGTATGTACACCAAAACGCAGCCAGAAGTACAGACCAAAAAATACCTGCTGGAATAGATAATGCCACGGAGTGGAATGGTGTGACTCATCTTTTGGGGGGAAAGATGCCTCAGGGTTTGGCTTAATTTaaccattcattttaattttttaacacaCACCCCTAGCTCATTTCAGAGAAGccaaaagaacattaaaaaaaaaaagttgagagcAGCTGTGATGCATTTAAACATGAAGCAATTCCAGTACCTGTCATCTTCTGGAAGACTGGGCAAAAAGAATCAGTGCAACAAGTTTTCTAACCCTTTTAACTGACGCCCCTCAGCCTTTTCAGGTGAAGATTGGCCACGCAGCAGAATGCAAGCCCATTCAGACATTCTATTAAGGAAGCAGTATACAGAGCAAAGGTGGGGTGACATGAATCACTTTTTAACGAAACAGTAACCTGCGTCACTTTAGCAATAAGGAGTTTTAACACATATATTCCAGGTAAGACCCATGAACCAAAACCTGTTGCAGATTCTCCTGCAGTAGTGGTTCTGCCTGGCAGCTTCTTGCATTGTCCCAAATAGTACAGAGCAGAATTTGCCTCTTTTGCTTAGTGTGttaaattttctttccaagttaGAAGTTAGGCATTCAAGGAACTTTGTTAAGGCACATACAACTAAAGGACAGAGGTAGAAGAACCATGCGTCTAGATTATCTGATAATTTGCTGAAAAATTCATAATACCAAAGCTGACTTCAGAAGATTTACAGAGACAACATGGTTCCCATTTCTATGTTCTACAAAAAGCCCCAAAAAAGTAACTAAAACATTGTGCTGCGTAAAAAGCCATAGTAACTACTACTGTGTTGAACTGATCTCACCTCCTCTATCCTAGctgtaaaatactgtaaaataccAAAGTATGTGAGAAGATATAAAAGTTGTATTTGAATCAATTTTAGAATTACTACACcaaatttgtggggtttttttaattaactggcCTCTTTAGCAGTAGATTGTGGAGCAACGAGTAAGGGAATCCTTCCGAAGATGAGAGCAGCAGCCTCTTCACCCAGCTTCACTTTTTCATCTCTATGCCATAGAGATCACAACGCTTCTGGCTTAAAATAGGAATTTGTTGACGTATTTCTGCAAGCTTCTTCATATCTGCAGGGGGGGAAGAAAGAGCTATTAGAACAGCAGTCAGAAACGAAAGCTCCTGCCTTGCTCTGAGGTAAGGCAGGGAGAAGAGCAGCTTTCAGGGAGAAGGGTCCTGTGGGGCACTGCACCTGGGCAGCCTCAACTCTTTCCTAAAGCAGCAGCTTCCTCATAAGGAAGGAAATAGGAGGAGTGGAGTCAAGTGCTGCTTGTTCTTACTTTGGTCTAGCAAAGGCGGGGAAGGGATGGGAACACCGCATCATCTGAAATTGCATGTGCAAGCCCACAGACTTAAAAGACTGTCTCTCCTTAGTCTTGTGACCTGTACtcaagaaagcaagcagaaaaaagcaCTCTACCCTTACCTATATCTGTGTATATAACTGTTTCCTCTGCCCCAGCTTTGGCTATGACTTCACCCCTGCAAGAGAAAGCACATGTGTTCACAGCATTAACACCGAGGTCTGAAGGCATCGGTCCAGTTGCTGCTGTTTGTATAAAAGGGAGCTCCTACCCTTGATGTCTACAGCTGTAAAGACAGGGCTATCCTAAAAATAGCATCATAATTCATAACTCTGGCATGATCGAAATGGCTTCCAGGCTTTATATGTGGCACATTTTATATGCAACATATACATACTTCACATAAGTATGCTTCTGAAGATCAGGAATCATGGTAAGAGCAGCTCTGAGAACCAGTGCCCGTAAGCATGCGATATACCTCCAGGGGAAAGACAACTTCACCAGGGACAACCGTATATGGCAAAGACTAACACTTCCTCCTTTTAGATCCTACAGGCTTTTAATAGGAGTATACTTTCACTCTGCATGAGCTACTGGACGGTACTTATCATGTCTCCCAGTAGGTGTTCTGTCACTGCTTTCATCATATAAAGTTAAAAGCTCAAGACATGGATAAAGCTTTTCTTACTTTGCAATCATCTAGAAGAGAACTATCAGTggatttatttgaaagaaaataactgCCTGAAGATTTGGTCACTTTTACCTCCTGTGCACCTGCGTGACTTCTGCTTAAGTCAGAATATGTCTCTTACCTAGCTGAAGACATTCTTCTTTCTTATGTCAAAGCAGTGTTGTTCTTtgaggaaatgaaatattttgtgtaagCTGTTTAAGATGGTTCAGTTCTGCACAGAGAATTACCAAAATGTATAGTATATAATGGGCTGAACTTCAGGGACAAGTTGAAAAGGTCAGCAGCTTAACTAATGCTAAATACTAGTACTAAGTAGCTTCTTTGTTACCAAAAAGCATACCTACTGTTAAACTAGTTTTAGTGTCTTGTTTTTCAGTCAGACAGTTTTAAAGGATGATTTAAGAATGCAGGCTTAAGTATCAGGTGCTTTTTACCCAGAACTTATGACATTTTTAAGAGTAGATGGAAATGTGGCATTGAAATGTGACTATCAcgtaaaacatttttaaacctaGAAAAggtaggtttggggtttttttctgaactcaCCATGGATTTACTACAGTGCTGTGTCCCCAGGCAACATAGGATGCTTTTTCATCTCTAGCAGGAGATACGGTCGCTACGTAGACTTGATTATCAACAGCTCTGTGTTCACAGAAAGATGAGGGAAGGGGTGGAAAAGTGAAGTTTTTTTTATGCCACCAAGTAACGAAGCGGAAGAGAAAGAATTTGCTCTGAAGAGCAAGCTGTATGTCCTCTTAAGGACTAGCCAAAACTGTAAACGATATGAAACAAACTGAAAGCAGAGCCTGGAAAGAGAAGCCTCTAGCACTCGCTCCGGAGTTAGTGGGTAGAATGAATTACATGTTCATTCAGTACGTAGCAAAGTTGATTGAAGCTGAccaaatgaataaataatgcagCACTCAGGAATCTCAGGGTCTATTTCTATCTGTAATTAGAGCAGTTCTCAAATGGTTATTGGCTCTTCTGTCTAGAAGTCTGTGTGTGAAGGGTGCTTACAGAGCCACGGGAAAAAGCTCCTCGAAAGGGCATAAGTGTGGAGGGGCTGGCAGGAGCGAAGGATGAGCAtttcctgcttttctccttgaCAGCAAAATCATGTTGGTGTCCCATGCAAGGCCTGAGGAATGGTGCAGCTCCAACGGCAGAGTGGCCCCGCAGCACCACTTGTGCTGCAGGGTGTCATTTGGAACACAAGAACAGTTCCATGTGCTAAAACTCCCTCTGGAACAGGATAAGCTGTTACTTTGTTCTTACCGTCCCCTCTGCAGCAGTTCCCAATGAGCTGGTCCTGTTGTCAGGTTAAAAGCCCCTGGATATATCAGCAGCTGGCAGCCTTTGTAAAAAGGAAAGAACCCAACCATCATTAAGGGGAATGTGGTTTACCCTACAGTGACCCTTCACACCGAGACTCAAGGCAAGGTTTCTCTCAGTCCCTCCCAACCTCTGCCCAAAATGGAACCAAACAGAGCCTGTCCCTGCATGACACAGGTGAGTACttctgccagcagagccctgtgatACACTGCCAAGGGTGCGGATATACCCATCTCCCTCAGCAAACGTGTATCAGGAAATGATTGTTACTTTACTTAAGGAGAACAGACCCTTATTTGAATAACAAAAGTCTGTATTTTGTGTTAGGGGGAGAAGATAAGAGCACCGGATGACACAGCCTGCCTAGTACTACCACCCTGACCTGGCCCTGCCTAGTTCCAGCCTTAGGGGTAACCGTGCTCCCTTCGGTGACCCAGCCTCACCTTTCTGGCCGTAGACTTGAGCCATCTCCGCAAATCTGATATCATAGCAGATGCCCAGGCCCACTTTACAGTATGCTGTTCTCAAAACACAAGAGACAACAGTCGTATCGCTGTCACAAGTACACAAAAGCAATCACAAGACTCCCGGTAGCCATCCTGCCAACTGTTATTTTACGTGTCTCACAGTAACACGAGAAGCTGTATTTAAATGTGTATCCTTATCTGTAACAAGCACTGCCTATTTGTGGGGAGGAATTCATGGTTCATGATGAGGAGGACTGTGAGAAGCAGTCTTACCTACCCTTTAAAAACAGCCATTTCCACAAAATCGTGGTATACCAGGCCTTTGTGTAATGTATTCCTTTCTGATTTAGCTGCAGGTTTTTcaattgttttcttcttaagaaaagaaagcagtcaCTGCTCTTCAAGGGCTCGAGAAACTACAGTCATGTACCTTCTTACAGAATGCACAttgcaaggaggaaaaagtgaCCACGGGAGATGAGACTCTTCAGTGAGCTCAGTAAACAGGACGTGTTAACTTTTGAAtactggggcagggagggaagtaGGTGTGTTGCTTTTTTTATCTGATATGGTTGATTCAAGAATGTTGGAATGGGATTTACAGTTAATTGTCTCCATTATTACATCATCCTCACATGAAACAATGTGCCAGTGTAGCTGTTTGCTACACATCTTCTTTTCCAAGCCATATTTTATAAGAACCATTTAAAAGATGTAACTACTATAAAAAAATAGAGTAATTCCTCTTTGACAAATCAATACCACTATTTATTAAGGGAAGTGCCATGATGTATGCTTCAACCCTTTCTACTCCTCTGTCCTTTTTTGCAATCACGCTGCCTTTTTAGAAGTTTCAGAAGTGATCCACGCATTTGGAACAAACTTAAACTATATTTGCCACGGCTGTCAAATGCCTAATATAAATCTGATCAATAGTCTAAAAATCTAttgctggggagaaggaggggtAAGAGAACTCCAGAATGACTAGTGATATTGTGGTAGAGCTTCTTAGAGGGACGGCTTCTCTTATACTCACGAGTATCAAACATGGAGAAACTATTCCCTGGACTCAGTGTTTCAGACTCTTTGAACTGTATCTTCCCAGGAATATTAATGTCAAACAAATGAACCTGTAATTACAGTATGATTAATAACAATTAATACCATTTCTCTGCTTGGTATTTGTGCCTCTTTCTATTAGCCACATGTTTTCTAGCTACCATTATCTAGACAACACTTTTGTCAGGATGCCAACTAAACATTGCTTAAGATTGTAAAATCTGCTAAAGATGatttaaagcagttttcttctttaCAGAAATAGACATATCTAaagttatttggaaaaaataaaaaagaccagCCGTTTTAAACAACACACATAATCCCTGTGACCCAAGTGATGCACATATCAAATATTTATATTGCTTACCAAATAGAATGCCCTATCCTTCTCCCATGCA belongs to Strix uralensis isolate ZFMK-TIS-50842 chromosome 2, bStrUra1, whole genome shotgun sequence and includes:
- the NIT2 gene encoding omega-amidase NIT2 translates to MRAARGAMADFRLALIQLHVSAIKSDNLQRACGLVREASARGAKVVALPECFNSPYGTQYFKEYAEKIPGESTQKLSEVAKECSIYLIGGSIPEEDDGKLYNTCAVFGPDGAILAKHRKVHLFDINIPGKIQFKESETLSPGNSFSMFDTPYCKVGLGICYDIRFAEMAQVYGQKGCQLLIYPGAFNLTTGPAHWELLQRGRAVDNQVYVATVSPARDEKASYVAWGHSTVVNPWGEVIAKAGAEETVIYTDIDMKKLAEIRQQIPILSQKRCDLYGIEMKK